In Excalfactoria chinensis isolate bCotChi1 chromosome 5, bCotChi1.hap2, whole genome shotgun sequence, a single genomic region encodes these proteins:
- the GCH1 gene encoding GTP cyclohydrolase 1 isoform X1, protein MAAARSCNGYVRREGPPSPAPGAEKPRVPAGSGGSGDGWRGERPRSEEDNELSLPSLAAAYTSILRALGEDPERQGLLKTPWRAATAMQFFTKGYQETIADVLNDAIFDEDHDEMVIVKDIDMFSLCEHHLVPFVGKVHIGYLPNKQVLGLSKLARIVEIYSRRLQVQERLTKQIAIAITEALQPAGVGVVIEATHMCMVMRGVQKMNSKTVTSTMLGVFREDPKTREEFLTLIRS, encoded by the exons ATGGCGGCAGCACGGAGCTGCAACGGGTACGTACGGCGGGAGGGACCGCCATCCCCCGCTCCGGGCGCCGAGAAGCCGCGTGTACCCGCCGGTAGCGGCGGCAGCGGGGACGGGTGGCGGGGCGAGCGGCCCCGCAGCGAGGAGGACAACGAGCTGAGCCTGCCCAGCCTGGCGGCCGCGTACACCAGCATCCTGAGGGCGCTGGGCGAGGATCCCGAGCGGCAGGGGCTGCTGAAGACGCCCTGGAGGGCGGCCACCGCCATGCAGTTCTTCACCAAGGGCTACCAGGAGACCATCGCGG atgttctGAACGACGCCATCTTTGACGAAGACCACGATGAGATGGTAATTGTGAAGGACATAGACATGTTCTCATTGTGTGAGCATCACCTCGTTCCATTTGTCGGAAAG GTACACATTGGCTATCTTCCTAACAAACAAGTACTTGGCCTCAGCAAGCTCGCTAG AATTGTGGAGATATACAGTAGAAGACTACAAG TCCAGGAACGCCTTACCAAACAAATTGCAATAGCCATCACAGAAGCCTTACAGCCCGCTGGAGTTGGAGTGGTGATCGAAGCTAC GCATATGTGTATGGTAATGCGTGGGGTacagaaaatgaacagtaaaacagtaACCAGCACAATGCTGGGGGTATTCCGGGAAGACCCAAAGACCCGTGAAGAGTTCTTGACACTCATCAGGAGCTGA
- the GCH1 gene encoding GTP cyclohydrolase 1 isoform X2, which yields MAAARSCNGYVRREGPPSPAPGAEKPRVPAGSGGSGDGWRGERPRSEEDNELSLPSLAAAYTSILRALGEDPERQGLLKTPWRAATAMQFFTKGYQETIADVLNDAIFDEDHDEMVHIGYLPNKQVLGLSKLARIVEIYSRRLQVQERLTKQIAIAITEALQPAGVGVVIEATHMCMVMRGVQKMNSKTVTSTMLGVFREDPKTREEFLTLIRS from the exons ATGGCGGCAGCACGGAGCTGCAACGGGTACGTACGGCGGGAGGGACCGCCATCCCCCGCTCCGGGCGCCGAGAAGCCGCGTGTACCCGCCGGTAGCGGCGGCAGCGGGGACGGGTGGCGGGGCGAGCGGCCCCGCAGCGAGGAGGACAACGAGCTGAGCCTGCCCAGCCTGGCGGCCGCGTACACCAGCATCCTGAGGGCGCTGGGCGAGGATCCCGAGCGGCAGGGGCTGCTGAAGACGCCCTGGAGGGCGGCCACCGCCATGCAGTTCTTCACCAAGGGCTACCAGGAGACCATCGCGG atgttctGAACGACGCCATCTTTGACGAAGACCACGATGAGATG GTACACATTGGCTATCTTCCTAACAAACAAGTACTTGGCCTCAGCAAGCTCGCTAG AATTGTGGAGATATACAGTAGAAGACTACAAG TCCAGGAACGCCTTACCAAACAAATTGCAATAGCCATCACAGAAGCCTTACAGCCCGCTGGAGTTGGAGTGGTGATCGAAGCTAC GCATATGTGTATGGTAATGCGTGGGGTacagaaaatgaacagtaaaacagtaACCAGCACAATGCTGGGGGTATTCCGGGAAGACCCAAAGACCCGTGAAGAGTTCTTGACACTCATCAGGAGCTGA